Proteins from one Desulfonema limicola genomic window:
- a CDS encoding PocR ligand-binding domain-containing protein: MINLREILNIKKLQTITDIFYSATGISSSIITIKGDVLTGSGWQDACTQFHRKNKETLEACQKSDTLIRDGLLREKSVIYKCPHGLIDAAAPIIVKGQHIANYFIGQFLFHKPDSEELIFFEKQAERYGFDKKAYLEAISRIPIIHEDRIDSILEYLSKFAELTAESGYTNLQNQQYAKELKNSHDRLEQLVLERTQLLREKNQELEKEIEQRKQAERILETERLKIFNLLNSLPAFICLQRPDYSISFVNEKFKNLFGSDLSLPCYKLIQNRDKPCKPCPSFEVFKTRSSIEWELNTGSKTYQVYDYPFYDLNNELLLLEMGIDITDRKNAENQLKESEEQYKKLINGSPDILYRFSKEKGGCYVSARVEDVLGYDAEYIIKNPLIWYNSIHPDDKDMVDKATLEFWEGKHFKIEYRIKDINGKWHWLYDRSIGRRTQGKDTIIEGLAMDITDRRMAEERFTTFFSMISDIFCIADINGYFRLINPAAQKILGYTEEELLSKPFMEFVYPDDIEKTQKIVNEQLAQGMTVINFKNRYICKDKSVKWLEWTSHPIKNQGITYAVARDCTRRMKSVKTLKAAMMELERSNTELEQFAYIASHDLQEPLRAIVGFLQLLQDRYNNRLDEKGHHYIDRTVKAAHRMQTLINDILTLSRVNTRGEPFVVEDLNSVMERTLEDLEPTVRNADAKISYTKMPCTAVDSSQIQSLLQNLIQNAIKYAGKKKPVIQISCREDETMYYFSVKDNGIGIDPKFHERIFLVFQRLHTRKEYQGTGLGLALCKKIVERHGGTIWVESESGKGAIFYFTLPKKMDIL; the protein is encoded by the coding sequence ATGATAAATCTCAGAGAAATATTAAATATTAAGAAACTTCAAACTATTACTGACATATTTTACTCAGCTACGGGCATTTCCTCCTCCATTATTACTATAAAAGGGGATGTTCTGACTGGTTCAGGCTGGCAGGATGCGTGTACTCAATTCCACAGGAAAAATAAAGAAACTTTAGAAGCCTGTCAAAAAAGCGATACCTTGATCCGGGACGGTCTGCTCAGAGAAAAAAGCGTTATTTACAAATGTCCCCACGGACTTATAGATGCTGCTGCCCCGATTATTGTTAAAGGACAGCATATTGCCAATTATTTTATAGGCCAGTTCTTGTTTCATAAGCCGGATTCTGAAGAATTAATATTTTTTGAAAAACAGGCTGAAAGATACGGCTTTGACAAGAAAGCTTATCTTGAAGCTATTTCAAGGATTCCAATTATTCATGAAGACCGGATTGACTCAATTCTTGAATATCTTTCTAAATTTGCTGAATTAACAGCAGAATCAGGATATACAAATTTACAAAATCAACAATATGCAAAAGAATTAAAAAATTCCCATGACAGACTCGAACAGCTTGTTTTAGAGCGGACACAATTGCTTAGAGAAAAAAATCAGGAATTGGAAAAAGAAATTGAGCAGAGAAAACAGGCAGAAAGGATATTGGAAACAGAACGTCTTAAAATCTTTAATCTGTTAAACAGTCTGCCTGCATTTATTTGTCTGCAAAGGCCTGATTACAGCATTTCTTTTGTTAATGAGAAATTTAAAAACCTTTTTGGCAGTGATTTGAGCCTGCCATGTTATAAATTAATACAAAACAGGGATAAACCATGCAAGCCCTGTCCTAGTTTTGAAGTTTTTAAAACCAGATCTTCCATAGAATGGGAATTGAATACAGGCAGCAAAACATATCAGGTTTACGACTACCCGTTTTATGATCTTAACAATGAATTGCTGCTTCTGGAAATGGGGATAGATATAACAGACCGGAAAAATGCTGAAAACCAGCTTAAAGAAAGTGAAGAACAATATAAAAAGCTCATAAACGGATCCCCAGATATACTTTACCGGTTTTCAAAGGAAAAAGGCGGATGCTACGTGTCTGCCAGGGTTGAAGATGTTTTAGGTTATGATGCCGAATATATTATTAAAAACCCTCTTATATGGTATAATTCAATTCACCCTGATGATAAAGATATGGTGGATAAAGCTACATTGGAATTCTGGGAAGGAAAGCATTTTAAAATTGAGTACCGCATTAAAGATATAAATGGCAAATGGCACTGGCTGTACGACCGTTCTATTGGACGCAGAACCCAGGGCAAAGATACTATTATAGAAGGCCTGGCAATGGATATTACTGACCGAAGGATGGCTGAAGAACGGTTTACAACTTTTTTTTCAATGATATCCGATATTTTCTGCATAGCAGACATTAACGGTTATTTTCGTTTAATCAACCCGGCTGCCCAGAAAATTCTTGGATACACCGAGGAAGAACTTCTTTCAAAGCCTTTTATGGAATTTGTTTATCCTGATGACATAGAAAAAACTCAAAAAATTGTTAATGAACAACTGGCACAGGGCATGACTGTTATTAACTTTAAAAACCGCTATATATGCAAAGACAAATCTGTCAAATGGCTGGAATGGACTTCACATCCCATAAAAAATCAGGGTATAACATATGCTGTTGCAAGGGATTGTACCAGGCGGATGAAATCTGTAAAAACCTTGAAAGCAGCAATGATGGAACTGGAACGATCAAATACAGAGCTTGAACAATTTGCCTATATCGCTTCCCATGATCTTCAAGAACCTTTGAGAGCCATTGTCGGTTTTTTACAGCTTCTTCAGGATAGATATAATAACAGACTTGATGAAAAAGGCCATCATTACATAGACAGGACAGTAAAAGCTGCCCATAGAATGCAGACTTTGATTAATGACATCTTAACATTGTCAAGGGTAAACACAAGAGGCGAACCATTTGTTGTTGAAGACCTTAATTCTGTTATGGAAAGAACACTGGAAGACCTGGAACCAACTGTCAGAAATGCAGATGCGAAAATATCTTATACAAAAATGCCGTGTACAGCCGTTGATTCCAGCCAGATACAAAGCCTGCTGCAAAACCTGATACAAAATGCCATTAAATACGCGGGAAAGAAAAAACCTGTTATTCAAATTAGCTGCCGGGAAGATGAAACCATGTACTATTTTTCTGTAAAGGATAATGGAATAGGAATTGATCCTAAATTTCATGAGAGGATATTCCTGGTGTTCCAGCGTCTGCATACCAGAAAGGAATATCAGGGCACAGGACTGGGACTTGCTCTCTGCAAGAAAATTGTTGAAAGACATGGCGGAACAATTTGGGTTGAATCAGAATCTGGAAAAGGTGCAATATTTTATTTTACATTACCTAAAAAAATGGACATATTATGA
- a CDS encoding bifunctional acetyl-CoA hydrolase/transferase family protein/GNAT family N-acetyltransferase: MKYNSYWADDYIEKRRSAAKAMELICSGQRIFIGSFCGQPQYLEQQLADSASRFANLEIVRIMSMEGSPLTQIANKSQEQNVSIRNIYLGSAKSLDLAPNMRFYTPVNMSEVPNLFTSRRIPIDVAMIQVTPPDDFGWMSLGVSVDVGMAAALSADIVIAQVNTKMPKVMGKSFIHVNDVTAVVEHDEDLLTITKPPATKADEQIGLHIARLIEDGSTLQIGLDAASQATSKALLEKNDLGIHSAFLTDDIMRLYSIGVVNNHKKGFNEGKLVASSAVGTQMLYEFLDFNPAVDFYPTDYVNDIEIISRHNKMVSMNVARYMDLTGQVSADASSYTLYAGVSGIPDFVRGSNRSKGGKSIIMLNSVTEDGKQSRIVPLLNNTITTVPREDVRYVVTEYGAVNIFGKSTQERALAMISLAHPDFRDQLLESAKEIGMIGKERTLGDSVHGIYPVKLEEIVEIQGQEVTLRPVKTVDERRIQEHFYNMDRKDILSRFFHEKRKFYRQDIQDMFHIDYIRNLTIVALVGDFGFGRVVGMGEYYLNPAMNMAEVSFSISKEFQGYGLGKMLIRKLAEAARENGFTGVFAYTSRSNHRMINLFKSLPYKVNTTIEDDLELTCRFDEPL; the protein is encoded by the coding sequence ATGAAATATAACAGCTATTGGGCTGATGATTATATCGAAAAACGCAGAAGTGCGGCAAAGGCTATGGAATTGATATGTTCAGGCCAGAGGATTTTTATTGGTTCTTTTTGCGGGCAGCCGCAATATTTAGAGCAGCAGCTTGCTGACAGTGCATCTCGGTTTGCAAACCTGGAAATAGTAAGGATTATGTCTATGGAAGGCAGCCCTTTGACCCAGATTGCTAATAAATCCCAGGAACAGAATGTCAGTATCAGGAATATTTATCTAGGCTCTGCAAAATCCCTTGATCTTGCTCCAAATATGAGATTTTATACACCGGTAAACATGTCTGAGGTACCCAATCTTTTTACCAGCAGGCGGATTCCCATTGACGTAGCAATGATCCAGGTAACTCCCCCTGATGATTTTGGATGGATGAGTCTTGGGGTTTCAGTAGATGTAGGCATGGCAGCGGCCTTGTCTGCTGATATTGTTATTGCCCAGGTAAATACAAAAATGCCAAAGGTTATGGGAAAAAGTTTTATCCATGTAAATGATGTTACTGCTGTTGTTGAACATGATGAAGACCTTTTGACAATTACTAAACCTCCAGCAACCAAGGCTGATGAACAAATAGGCCTTCATATTGCCAGGCTTATTGAAGACGGTTCAACCTTGCAGATAGGACTTGATGCAGCTTCCCAGGCGACAAGTAAGGCGCTTTTGGAAAAAAATGATCTTGGAATACATTCTGCATTTCTTACAGATGATATAATGCGCTTATATTCCATAGGTGTTGTCAATAACCACAAAAAAGGCTTTAATGAGGGAAAGCTTGTGGCATCGAGTGCAGTTGGTACACAGATGTTATATGAATTTCTTGATTTTAATCCAGCTGTTGATTTTTATCCCACAGATTATGTTAATGACATAGAAATCATTTCCCGTCATAATAAAATGGTTTCCATGAATGTAGCCAGATATATGGATTTGACAGGCCAGGTTTCAGCAGATGCTTCATCTTATACCTTGTATGCAGGAGTTTCAGGAATTCCTGACTTTGTCCGGGGGTCTAACCGATCCAAAGGGGGAAAATCCATTATTATGCTTAATTCTGTTACTGAAGATGGAAAACAAAGCAGGATTGTTCCCTTGCTTAACAATACTATTACAACAGTTCCCAGAGAAGATGTGCGCTATGTTGTTACAGAATATGGAGCAGTAAACATATTTGGAAAAAGCACCCAGGAAAGAGCTTTGGCTATGATAAGTCTTGCTCATCCTGATTTCCGGGATCAATTGCTTGAATCTGCCAAAGAAATAGGCATGATTGGAAAAGAAAGAACTCTGGGAGATTCTGTGCATGGAATCTATCCTGTTAAACTTGAAGAGATTGTTGAAATCCAGGGACAGGAAGTAACGCTCAGGCCTGTTAAAACTGTTGATGAGCGGAGGATCCAGGAGCATTTTTATAATATGGACAGAAAGGATATTCTATCCCGTTTTTTTCATGAAAAAAGAAAATTTTACAGACAGGATATTCAAGATATGTTTCATATCGACTATATCCGTAATCTTACAATAGTAGCTCTTGTAGGTGATTTTGGTTTTGGCAGGGTAGTGGGTATGGGTGAGTATTATCTTAATCCTGCAATGAATATGGCCGAAGTTTCCTTTTCCATAAGCAAAGAATTTCAGGGATACGGGCTGGGAAAGATGCTTATTCGTAAACTGGCAGAAGCTGCAAGGGAAAATGGATTTACAGGAGTTTTTGCATATACTTCAAGAAGCAATCACCGGATGATTAACCTTTTTAAATCTCTTCCATATAAAGTAAATACAACAATTGAAGATGATCTGGAACTGACCTGCCGATTTGATGAACCCCTTTAA